In Dictyostelium discoideum AX4 chromosome Un chrUn_0004, whole genome shotgun sequence, the following proteins share a genomic window:
- a CDS encoding hypothetical protein (Slime mold (D.discoideum) transposon DIRS-1, complete, clone SB41): MFAGFKEFKVWSILLGMFPVFEETCDDDNDL; the protein is encoded by the coding sequence ATGTTTGCTGGATTCAAAGAGTTCAAAGTTTGGTCAATACTTCTTGGAATGTTTCCAGTATTTGAGGAAACATGTGACGATGATAACGacctttaa